Proteins encoded together in one Amblyomma americanum isolate KBUSLIRL-KWMA chromosome 1, ASM5285725v1, whole genome shotgun sequence window:
- the LOC144095424 gene encoding uncharacterized protein LOC144095424 has translation MCILAVDSRSPGSFRDAFVWRHSEAEEGLLDDGDFFSGRLSTHWSHGCLHQLHDITDLTQQKACTTRHMLSHNLWLSAVLVCRRAASVAFKDTGCTSASGSGQCASSPHVLHFTASVWMCPYQQRV, from the exons atgtgcatcctggccgtggactcgcgctcacccggatccttccgcgacgcgtttgtctggcggcattccgaggcggaggaaggcctgctggacgacggtgattttttttctgg gagactgtctacccactggagccatggctgcctgcaccagttgcatgacattacagacctgactcagcagaaggcctgtacaacacgccacatgctttcacacaatttgtggctgagcgctgtattggtgtgccgaagagctgcttccgttgctttcaaggacaccggatgcaccagtgccagtggaagtggacagtgcgcatcatcaccgcacgtgctgcacttcacagcctctgtttggatgtgcccatatcagcagagggtgtag
- the LOC144115915 gene encoding uncharacterized protein LOC144115915: MEVFCTVYADDVALWVRASRRHIASARQVLQRALDEVQCFRASRGLVLSATKSEALFVHPRGARATSRIRTLRLTASTSPGGSKTNRLRRLETSRRKWIRRLVGVPQSSHIAATLAEAGVLPLNLLLLQRGLTHTDRLHHVPDCRALRARLSGRPAPGWACSPLPTWSPWALPPASHPALPVPPTRPPLQVSLDFGGTSKRHTPAAAINQTAAAFLDEIKGSTLLFTDGSVLPATGQGAASLVAPQLNATRTCRLPFPGSSPAAELAGLHLAADLNATTPPGTVVVLCDSRPALQLLSRPLDNVAATSLLRDRLQTLEGAGHQISLHWLPGHSGIEGNDLADALARSFHTNGSPVCFAVTQHDFARLLIMQMVGALHPDRRIAACKHFRRLSDQLPRRDRALLQRLPIGCTWTPSRLYACGRAHSPACPSCEDTGTLGHLLLACPTHDTPRRRLESGYRALGLPSTTEHELLFPARSQLLAHRVLLSFLEKTGLSILL, translated from the exons ATGGA GGTCTTCTGCACCGTGTATGCGGACGACGTCGCCCTCTGGGTGCGGGCCTCTCGGAGGCACATCGCCTCTGCCAGACAGGTCCTCCAGCGAGCCCTCGACGAGGTGCAGTGCTTCCGGGCGTCCAGGGGCCTGGTGCTCTCTGCCACCAAGTCAGAGGCCCTCTTCGTCCATCCGCGGGGTGCACGGGCCACGTCGCGAATCCGTACCTTGCGATTGACGGCATCGACCTCCCCTGGAGGCAGCAA GACCAACAGGCTCCGCCGCCTCGAGACCTCTCGGCGGAAATGGATCCGCCGTCTCGTGGGAGTCCCACAGAGCTCCCACATCGCAGCCACCCTAGCCGAGGCAGGGGTGCTCCCATTAAATCTCCTACTCTTGCAGAGAGGCCTCACACACACGGACCGGCTCCACCATGTTCCTGACTGCAGAGCCCTCCGTGCACGCCTCTCGGGACGCCCCGCTCCAGGATGGGCATGCTCTCCGCTGCCTACATGGAGTCCCTGGGCCCTCCCTCCCGCCAGCCATCCTGCCCTCCCCGTACCACCTACGCGTCCTCCCCTGCAGGTCTCCCTGGACTTCGGAGGCACGTCGAAGCGCCACACACCAGCTGCGGCCATCAACCAGACCGCTGCTGCCTTCCTGGATGAGATTAAGGGGTCGACTCTTCTCTTCACCGATGGCTCGGTGCTACCAGCCACAGGACAGGGGGCAGCGTCACTCGTGGCTCCGCAGCTGAACGCGACAAGGACGTGCAGGCTGCCCTTCCCAGGCAGTTCCCCTGCGGCTGAGCTGGCCGGACTCCACCTGGCAGCGGACCTGAATGCGACCACCCCACCTGGTACAGTCGTGGTCCTCTGTGACTCCCGGCCAGCCCTCCAGCTGCTGTCCAGGCCTCTTGACAACGTGGCCGCTACCTCTCTGCTAAGGGACCGCCTGCAGACCCTGGAGGGTGctggccaccagatttctctgcaTTGGTTGCCGGGCCACTCCGGTATTGAAGGCAATGATCTGGCCGACGCTCTGGCCAGGTCTTTCCACACTAATGGGTCCCCGGTATGCTTTGCAGTGACTCAACATGACTTTGCCCGCCTTCTCATCATGCAGATGGTAGGGGCCCTTCACCCCGACCGGAGGATTGCGGCCTGCAAGCACTTCCGccggctctcggaccagctgccCAGGCGGGACCGAGCCCTCCTCCAGCGCCTCCCCATCGGTTGCACGTGGACGCCCTCCAGGTTGTACGCGTGTGGCAGGGCCCACTCTCCTGCCTGCCCCTCCTGCGAGGACACGGGGACGCTCGGCCACCTCCTGCTGGCGTGCCCGACCCATGATACCCCCAGGCGACGACTCGAGTCGGGATACCGGGCACTCGGTCTCC